The following coding sequences are from one Humulus lupulus chromosome X, drHumLupu1.1, whole genome shotgun sequence window:
- the LOC133803363 gene encoding FCS-Like Zinc finger 3 — translation MATQMFHLAGTEDYANEPHFLEACYLCRKPLGYNSDIFMYRGNTPFCSKECRQEQIEFDEAKEKSWKMSSRSLRKSETNKDSTPSKTSRTGTVSVA, via the exons ATGGCCACGCAAATGTTTCATTTGGCTGGGACTGAAGACTACGCCAATGAGCCCCACTTTCTTGAAGCTTGTTACCTTTGCAGAAAGCCACTTGGATATAACTCAGACATTTTTATGTACAG GGGAAATACTCCATTCTGTAGCAAAGAATGCAGACAAGAGCAAATAGAGTTTGATGAAGCAAAGGAAAAAAGCTGGAAAATGAGTAGCAGATCTCTTAGAAAATCAGAGACCAATAAGGATTCAACTCCCAGTAAAACCTCAAGGACTGGCACTGTTTCTGTAGCCTGA